The segment GCCACGATGGAATCGGTCAACCAGGAGGCGGTGAAATACCTCAACCGCCTGTCGGACTGGTTCTTCGTCGCGGGCCGCATCGCCAATGACGAGGGCCGCGCCGACGTGCTCTGGGTGCCCGGCCTGACCCGGGGCTGAGGCCCCGGGCCCGAAAAACGCGGCGTCGCACCGCCGGTACCTGTCGGTTTTGGTCTGTTGCCCCCGGCGCGGGCCGGCTAATACCGCAACGGAATGCTTGCTTTGGCCCCGCCCCGGCGTGGCCCCCAACAGGAGATTTGCGCGGATGAAGGTTCTGGTGCCTGTCAAACGGGTGATCGACTACAACGTGAAGGTTCGCGTCAAGGCGGACGGGTCCGGGGTCGATCTGGCCAACGTGAAGATGTCGATGAACCCCTTCGACGAGATTGCGGTGGAAGAGGCGATCCGTCTGCGGGAAAAGGGCGTTGCCACCGAGGTGATCGTGGTGTCGATCGGCGTCAAGCAGGCACAGGAAACCCTGCGCACCGCGCTGGCGATGGGGGCGGACCGCGCCATCCTGATCCTGGCCGCCGATGACACGCAAACCGACATCGAGCCGCTGGCCGTGGCCAAGCTGCTGAAGGCGGTGGTCGAGGCCGAAGCGCCGGGCATCGTGCTTTGCGGAAAGCAGGCGATCGACAACGACATGAATGCCACCGGCCAGATGCTGGCGGCGCTGCTGGGCTGGTCGCAGGGCACCTTCTGTTCCGAACTCGCCATCGAGGGCGATCACGCGCTGATCACCCGCGAGGTTGACGGCGGGATGCAGACCATCAAGGTGAAGATGCCGACCATCGTCACCGTCGATCTGCGGCTGAACGAACCGCGCTATGCCAGCCTGCCCAACATCATGAAGGCCAAGAAGAAGCCGCTGGAGGAAAAGACCGCCGCCGACTACGGCGTCGATGTCTCCCCGCGCCTGACCGTGGTGAAGACCGCCGAACCGGCAGGCCGCAAGGCCGGCGTCCGGGTCGGGTCGGTCGATGAACTGATTGCAAAACTCAAAGACGAAGCGGGGGTGATCTGATGGCCGTTCTTCTGATTGCCGAAGTGACCGGCGGCACGCTGGGCGCCGACAGCACCGCCAAGGCGCTGACTGCGGCCAAGGCACTGGGCGACGTGACACTGCTGGTGGCGGGCACGGATGTCGCTGCGGCCGCGGCCGAGGCGGCAGGCTTTGTCGGCGTGTCGAAGGTGCTGGTGGCCGACGATGCCGCCTATGGCAACGGCCTGGCTGAACCGCTGGCCGACCTGCTGATGTCGCTGGCGCCGGGCTACAGCCACATCCTGGCCCCGGCGACCGCCGCCGCCAAGAACGTGCTGCCGCGCGTGGCGGCCCTGCTCGACGTGATGGTGATGACCGATGTCACCGCCATCATCGACGCCGACACGTTCGAGCGCCCGATCTACGCGGGCAACGCCGTGCAGACGGTGAAATCGTCGGATGCGACCAAGGTCGCCACGATCCGCACCGCGACCTTCGAGGCTGCGGCCAAGGGCGCTGCCGCCCCCGTGGAAAGCATCGCGGCGGCGGGCGACAAGGGCCTGTCGTCCTGGGTCGAGGACAAGGTCGCCTCGTCCGACCGCCCCGAACTGACCAGCGCCGGCATCGTGGTGTCGGGCGGGCGCGGCGTGGGTTCGGAAGAAAGCTTCGAACTGATCGCCAGCCTCGCCGACAAGCTGGGTGCCGCCGTCGGTGCCAGCCG is part of the Paracoccaceae bacterium Fryx2 genome and harbors:
- a CDS encoding electron transfer flavoprotein subunit beta/FixA family protein; the encoded protein is MKVLVPVKRVIDYNVKVRVKADGSGVDLANVKMSMNPFDEIAVEEAIRLREKGVATEVIVVSIGVKQAQETLRTALAMGADRAILILAADDTQTDIEPLAVAKLLKAVVEAEAPGIVLCGKQAIDNDMNATGQMLAALLGWSQGTFCSELAIEGDHALITREVDGGMQTIKVKMPTIVTVDLRLNEPRYASLPNIMKAKKKPLEEKTAADYGVDVSPRLTVVKTAEPAGRKAGVRVGSVDELIAKLKDEAGVI
- a CDS encoding FAD-binding protein codes for the protein MAVLLIAEVTGGTLGADSTAKALTAAKALGDVTLLVAGTDVAAAAAEAAGFVGVSKVLVADDAAYGNGLAEPLADLLMSLAPGYSHILAPATAAAKNVLPRVAALLDVMVMTDVTAIIDADTFERPIYAGNAVQTVKSSDATKVATIRTATFEAAAKGAAAPVESIAAAGDKGLSSWVEDKVASSDRPELTSAGIVVSGGRGVGSEESFELIASLADKLGAAVGASRAAVDSGYAPNDWQVGQTGKVVAPNLYIAVGISGAIQHLAGMKDSKVIVAINKDEEAPIFQVADYGLVADLFTAVPELIKKL